The following proteins come from a genomic window of Salvia hispanica cultivar TCC Black 2014 chromosome 4, UniMelb_Shisp_WGS_1.0, whole genome shotgun sequence:
- the LOC125222325 gene encoding phospholipid-transporting ATPase 1-like isoform X2 has translation MANMELNGHCLPLSQSNIILRGCQLKNTEWAVGVVVYAGQDTKAMMNSAISPSKRSRLETYMNRETLWLSVFLLIMCFVVGLGMGLWLNRHKSQLDTLPYYRKVYFQKGKDGKKYKFYGIPMETFFSFLSSIIVFQIMIPISLYITMELVRLGQSYFMIGDQHMYSSLSNSRFQCRSLNINEDLGQIRYILSDKTGTLTENKMEFKKASIWGKSYGDTKAGSHDTVAGVEEPMVGGRKWKLKSETTTDPELIKLLYKDLHGEERIAAHEFFLTLAACNTVIPILTGNPSSISCTSLSDGLTSIDYQGESPDEQALVAAASAYGYTLFERTSGHIVIDANGEKLRLDVLGLHEFDSVRKRMSVVIRFPNGSVKVLVKGADTSMFSILKKHLPCDDHMRDVTQVHLDDYSSEGLRTLVVAARDLNGELLAKWQHMYEDACTSLTDRVVKLHQTAALIECNLTLLGATAIEDKLQEGVPEAIESLRQAGIKVWVLTGDKQETAISIALSCRLLTADMHQIIINGNSEHECRKLLCDAKAKYNVNSASCFDNMTKLQGKTEQNFLEMPSQTKSSNMPQKIAGKEDRPTFCPLALIIDGNTLVYILEKDLEHELFNLATSCKVVLCCRVAPLQKAGIVDMIKRRTDDLTLAIGDGANDVSMIQMADVGVGICGQEGRQAVMASDFAMGQFKFLKRLLLVHGHWNYQRLGYLILYNFYRNAVFVLMLFWYILCTAFSTTSALTDWSSVFYSVIYTSVPTVVVGILDKDLSHKTLLKYPKLYAAGHRQESYNMPLFWITMVDTLWQSLVLFYVPLFTYRESSIDIWSMGSLWTIAVVILVNMHLAMDIQRWVFVTHAAIWGSIVVTYGCMVVLDSVPVFPNYGTIYQLMKSPVYWLSILLITVIGLLPRFIFKVCRQMFWPSDIQIAREAEILRKRRPFFGSNSDQDSS, from the exons ATGGCTAATATGGAGCTGAATGGGCATTGTCTTCCTCTTAGCCAATCCAATATCATTCTGCGTGGCTGTCAACTTAAGAACACGGAATGGGCAGTTGGGGTTGTGGTTTATGCTGGGCAGGATACGAAAGCTATGATGAACAGTGCAATTTCCCCTTCTAAAAGAAGCAGACTGGAGACCTACATGAACAGGGAGACATTATGGTTATCAGTTTTCCTTTTAATCATGTGCTTTGTTGTTGGCCTAGGGATGGGTTTATGGTTAAACCGCCACAAGTCTCAGCTTGATACACTGCCTTACTACCGAAAAGTTTACTTCCAAAAGGGAAAAGATGGCAAGAAATACAAGTTTTATGGAATTCCTATGGAGACATTTTTCTCGTTCTTGAGTTCTATCATAGTTTTCCAGATAATGATTCCGATATCCCTCTATATTACGATGGAGTTGGTGCGGTTGGGGCAATCATATTTCATGATTGGTGATCAGCATATGTACAGCAGTTTGAGCAATTCTAGGTTTCAGTGCAGATCTCTGAATATTAATGAGGACTTGGGACAAATACGATACATACTGTCTGATAAGACAGGCACACTAACAGAAAACAAGATGGAATTCAAGAAAGCAAGTATCTGGGGGAAAAGTTATGGTGACACTAAAGCTGGTTCACATGATACAGTTGCTGGAG TGGAAGAGCCTATGGTGGGTGGAAGAAAATGGAAGCTCAAATCTGAAACCACCACAGATCCTGAACTCATCAAATTATTGTACAAAGATCTTCATGGAGAAGAAAGAATTGCTGCGCATGAGTTTTTTCTTACGCTAGCAGCTTGTAACACCGTGATACCCATTCTTACTGGAAATCCTTCAAGTATTTCTTGCACTTCATTGAGTGATGGCCTTACCTCTATAGACTACCAAGGTGAGTCTCCTGATGAACAGGCATTGGTTGCAGCAGCCTCTGCATACGGCTATACACTTTTTGAGCGGACATCTGGGCATATTGTGATTGATGCCAATGGTGAGAAATTAAG GTTGGATGTATTGGGTTTGCATGAGTTTGATAGTGTGCGTAAAAGAATGTCTGTTGTCATTAGATTTCCCAATGGTAGTGTGAAGGTGTTGGTGAAGGGGGCTGATACATCGATGTTCAGCATCTTAAAAAAACATCTTCCATGTGATGATCACATGAGAGATGTAACGCAAGTACATCTGGATGATTATTCATCTGAAGGTTTACGCACCCTGGTTGTTGCAGCTAGGGACCTTAATGGTGAACTCCTTGCAAAGTGGCAACACATGTACGAAGATGCGTGCACATCTTTGACAGATAGAGTTGTAAAACTACACCAAACTGCAGCTCTCATCGAATGCAACTTGACCCTTCTTGGAGCCACTGCTATTGAGGACAAATTACAAGAGGGTGTACCTGAGGCCATTGAGTCCCTACGGCAGGCTGGAATAAAGGTGTGGGTTCTCACTGGTGATAAGCAAGAGACAGCAATATCCATTGCACTTTCTTGCCGACTCTTGACTGCAGATATGCACCAGATCATTATCAATGGAAATTCAGAACATGAATGCAGAAAACTACTATGTGATGCCAAGGCCAAATACAATGTCAATTCTGCAAGTTGCTTTGATAATATGACAAAATTGCAGGGGAAGACTGAACAGAATTTTCTTGAAATGCCTTCCCAAACAAAGTCTTCCAATATGCCTCAAAAGATAGCAGGCAAGGAAGACCGGCCTACATTTTGCCCACTAGCCCTTATTATTGATGGGAACACTCTGGTTTACATATTAGAGAAAGACTTGGAGCACGAG CTATTCAACCTTGCCACTTCATGTAAGGTGGTGCTCTGCTGTAGGGTTGCTCCCTTGCAGAAGGCTGGAATTGTGGACATGATTAAAAGACGCACTGATGATCTTACACTAGCCATAGGTGATG GGGCTAATGATGTTTCGATGATCCAAATGGCGGATGTTGGTGTTGGAATTTGTGGTCAAGAAGGGCGCCAAGCAGTGATGGCATCAGATTTTGCTATGGGGcagttcaaatttttaaaaagattgCTTTTGGTGCATGGGCACTGGAACTACCAGCGTCTTGGCTATCTCATTCTCTACAACTTTTATCGCAATGCTGTTTTTGTGTTAATGCTTTTCTG GTATATCTTATGTACAGCCTTTTCTACTACTTCTGCATTGACAGATTGGAGCAGTGTGTTTTACTCTGTCATATATACTTCAGTACCTACCGTTGTTGTTGGTATTCTCGACAAGGACTTAAGTCACAAGACATTACTCAAATATCCAAAGCTCTATGCAGCAGGGCACCGACAAGAGAGTTACAATATGCCTCTCTTCTGGATTACAATGGTGGACACATTATGGCAGAGCCTTGTTCTCTTCTATGTACCGTTGTTCACCTACAGAGAGAGCAGTATCGACATATGGAGTATGGGTAGCTTATGGACAATAGCAGTGGTCATATTAGTCAATATGCACTTGGCAATGGACATTCAGCGTTGGGTATTTGTTACTCATGCTGCTATATGGGGCTCAATCGTTGTGACATATGGCTGCATGGTGGTGCTCGATTCTGTACCCGTCTTCCCAAATTATGG TACAATATACCAACTTATGAAATCACCGGTTTACTGGCTCTCTATCTTACTGATAACGGTTATAGGATTGCTCCCCCGgtttattttcaaagtttgCCGTCAGATGTTCTGGCCCTCTGATATCCAGATTGCTAGAGAAGCTGAGATATTGAGAAAAAGGAGACCTTTTTTTGGGTCGAATTCAGATCAGGATTCAAGCTGA
- the LOC125222325 gene encoding phospholipid-transporting ATPase 1-like isoform X1 yields MHLEANIARHDNPRLIHINDSKKTCDNSQFSGNEIRTSKYTLLNFLPKNLFIQFHRLAYLYFLAIAALNQLPPLAVFGRTVSLFPLLFVLTVTAVKDGYEDWRRHRSDRNENNREALVLQSDGFLPKRWKMIQAGEVLKISSNETIPCDMVLLGTSDPSGIAYIQTMNLDGESNLKTRYARQETNKLFLGGTMISGTITCEQPNRNIYEFMANMELNGHCLPLSQSNIILRGCQLKNTEWAVGVVVYAGQDTKAMMNSAISPSKRSRLETYMNRETLWLSVFLLIMCFVVGLGMGLWLNRHKSQLDTLPYYRKVYFQKGKDGKKYKFYGIPMETFFSFLSSIIVFQIMIPISLYITMELVRLGQSYFMIGDQHMYSSLSNSRFQCRSLNINEDLGQIRYILSDKTGTLTENKMEFKKASIWGKSYGDTKAGSHDTVAGVEEPMVGGRKWKLKSETTTDPELIKLLYKDLHGEERIAAHEFFLTLAACNTVIPILTGNPSSISCTSLSDGLTSIDYQGESPDEQALVAAASAYGYTLFERTSGHIVIDANGEKLRLDVLGLHEFDSVRKRMSVVIRFPNGSVKVLVKGADTSMFSILKKHLPCDDHMRDVTQVHLDDYSSEGLRTLVVAARDLNGELLAKWQHMYEDACTSLTDRVVKLHQTAALIECNLTLLGATAIEDKLQEGVPEAIESLRQAGIKVWVLTGDKQETAISIALSCRLLTADMHQIIINGNSEHECRKLLCDAKAKYNVNSASCFDNMTKLQGKTEQNFLEMPSQTKSSNMPQKIAGKEDRPTFCPLALIIDGNTLVYILEKDLEHELFNLATSCKVVLCCRVAPLQKAGIVDMIKRRTDDLTLAIGDGANDVSMIQMADVGVGICGQEGRQAVMASDFAMGQFKFLKRLLLVHGHWNYQRLGYLILYNFYRNAVFVLMLFWYILCTAFSTTSALTDWSSVFYSVIYTSVPTVVVGILDKDLSHKTLLKYPKLYAAGHRQESYNMPLFWITMVDTLWQSLVLFYVPLFTYRESSIDIWSMGSLWTIAVVILVNMHLAMDIQRWVFVTHAAIWGSIVVTYGCMVVLDSVPVFPNYGTIYQLMKSPVYWLSILLITVIGLLPRFIFKVCRQMFWPSDIQIAREAEILRKRRPFFGSNSDQDSS; encoded by the exons ATGCATCTTGAAGCTAATATAGCACGTCATGATAACCCCAGGTTGATACATATAAATGATTCAAAGAAGACATGTGATAACTCTCAATTTTCTGGGAACGAGATTAGGACGAGCAAGTACACATTGCTTAACTTCTTGCCCAAAAACCTTTTCATTCAGTTTCACAGGTTGgcttatttgtattttttagcCATTGCCGCTTTGAACCAACTTCCACCTCTTGCAGTATTTGGCAGAACTGTTTCCCTGTTCCCTCTTCTTTTTGTGCTTACTGTCACAGCTGTCAAAGATGGCTATGAGGACTGGCGGAGACACAGGTCTGACAGGAATGAGAATAATCGGGAGGCACTAGTGCTACAATCAGATGGATTCCTTCCCAAAAGGTGGAAGATGATTCAGGCTGGCGAGGTATTGAAGATCAGTTCCAATGAAACTATTCCTTGTGATATGGTGCTGCTAGGAACGAGTGATCCTAGTGGAATCGCCTACATACAGACGATGAATTTGGATGGTGAGTCAAACTTGAAAACAAGGTATGCTCGACAAGAAACTAATAAACTTTTTCTTGGAGGGACTATGATATCTGGTACCATAACTTGTGAGCAGCCAAACAGGAATATCTATGAGTTCATGGCTAATATGGAGCTGAATGGGCATTGTCTTCCTCTTAGCCAATCCAATATCATTCTGCGTGGCTGTCAACTTAAGAACACGGAATGGGCAGTTGGGGTTGTGGTTTATGCTGGGCAGGATACGAAAGCTATGATGAACAGTGCAATTTCCCCTTCTAAAAGAAGCAGACTGGAGACCTACATGAACAGGGAGACATTATGGTTATCAGTTTTCCTTTTAATCATGTGCTTTGTTGTTGGCCTAGGGATGGGTTTATGGTTAAACCGCCACAAGTCTCAGCTTGATACACTGCCTTACTACCGAAAAGTTTACTTCCAAAAGGGAAAAGATGGCAAGAAATACAAGTTTTATGGAATTCCTATGGAGACATTTTTCTCGTTCTTGAGTTCTATCATAGTTTTCCAGATAATGATTCCGATATCCCTCTATATTACGATGGAGTTGGTGCGGTTGGGGCAATCATATTTCATGATTGGTGATCAGCATATGTACAGCAGTTTGAGCAATTCTAGGTTTCAGTGCAGATCTCTGAATATTAATGAGGACTTGGGACAAATACGATACATACTGTCTGATAAGACAGGCACACTAACAGAAAACAAGATGGAATTCAAGAAAGCAAGTATCTGGGGGAAAAGTTATGGTGACACTAAAGCTGGTTCACATGATACAGTTGCTGGAG TGGAAGAGCCTATGGTGGGTGGAAGAAAATGGAAGCTCAAATCTGAAACCACCACAGATCCTGAACTCATCAAATTATTGTACAAAGATCTTCATGGAGAAGAAAGAATTGCTGCGCATGAGTTTTTTCTTACGCTAGCAGCTTGTAACACCGTGATACCCATTCTTACTGGAAATCCTTCAAGTATTTCTTGCACTTCATTGAGTGATGGCCTTACCTCTATAGACTACCAAGGTGAGTCTCCTGATGAACAGGCATTGGTTGCAGCAGCCTCTGCATACGGCTATACACTTTTTGAGCGGACATCTGGGCATATTGTGATTGATGCCAATGGTGAGAAATTAAG GTTGGATGTATTGGGTTTGCATGAGTTTGATAGTGTGCGTAAAAGAATGTCTGTTGTCATTAGATTTCCCAATGGTAGTGTGAAGGTGTTGGTGAAGGGGGCTGATACATCGATGTTCAGCATCTTAAAAAAACATCTTCCATGTGATGATCACATGAGAGATGTAACGCAAGTACATCTGGATGATTATTCATCTGAAGGTTTACGCACCCTGGTTGTTGCAGCTAGGGACCTTAATGGTGAACTCCTTGCAAAGTGGCAACACATGTACGAAGATGCGTGCACATCTTTGACAGATAGAGTTGTAAAACTACACCAAACTGCAGCTCTCATCGAATGCAACTTGACCCTTCTTGGAGCCACTGCTATTGAGGACAAATTACAAGAGGGTGTACCTGAGGCCATTGAGTCCCTACGGCAGGCTGGAATAAAGGTGTGGGTTCTCACTGGTGATAAGCAAGAGACAGCAATATCCATTGCACTTTCTTGCCGACTCTTGACTGCAGATATGCACCAGATCATTATCAATGGAAATTCAGAACATGAATGCAGAAAACTACTATGTGATGCCAAGGCCAAATACAATGTCAATTCTGCAAGTTGCTTTGATAATATGACAAAATTGCAGGGGAAGACTGAACAGAATTTTCTTGAAATGCCTTCCCAAACAAAGTCTTCCAATATGCCTCAAAAGATAGCAGGCAAGGAAGACCGGCCTACATTTTGCCCACTAGCCCTTATTATTGATGGGAACACTCTGGTTTACATATTAGAGAAAGACTTGGAGCACGAG CTATTCAACCTTGCCACTTCATGTAAGGTGGTGCTCTGCTGTAGGGTTGCTCCCTTGCAGAAGGCTGGAATTGTGGACATGATTAAAAGACGCACTGATGATCTTACACTAGCCATAGGTGATG GGGCTAATGATGTTTCGATGATCCAAATGGCGGATGTTGGTGTTGGAATTTGTGGTCAAGAAGGGCGCCAAGCAGTGATGGCATCAGATTTTGCTATGGGGcagttcaaatttttaaaaagattgCTTTTGGTGCATGGGCACTGGAACTACCAGCGTCTTGGCTATCTCATTCTCTACAACTTTTATCGCAATGCTGTTTTTGTGTTAATGCTTTTCTG GTATATCTTATGTACAGCCTTTTCTACTACTTCTGCATTGACAGATTGGAGCAGTGTGTTTTACTCTGTCATATATACTTCAGTACCTACCGTTGTTGTTGGTATTCTCGACAAGGACTTAAGTCACAAGACATTACTCAAATATCCAAAGCTCTATGCAGCAGGGCACCGACAAGAGAGTTACAATATGCCTCTCTTCTGGATTACAATGGTGGACACATTATGGCAGAGCCTTGTTCTCTTCTATGTACCGTTGTTCACCTACAGAGAGAGCAGTATCGACATATGGAGTATGGGTAGCTTATGGACAATAGCAGTGGTCATATTAGTCAATATGCACTTGGCAATGGACATTCAGCGTTGGGTATTTGTTACTCATGCTGCTATATGGGGCTCAATCGTTGTGACATATGGCTGCATGGTGGTGCTCGATTCTGTACCCGTCTTCCCAAATTATGG TACAATATACCAACTTATGAAATCACCGGTTTACTGGCTCTCTATCTTACTGATAACGGTTATAGGATTGCTCCCCCGgtttattttcaaagtttgCCGTCAGATGTTCTGGCCCTCTGATATCCAGATTGCTAGAGAAGCTGAGATATTGAGAAAAAGGAGACCTTTTTTTGGGTCGAATTCAGATCAGGATTCAAGCTGA